Proteins from a genomic interval of Candidatus Nitrosocosmicus arcticus:
- a CDS encoding double-stranded DNA-binding protein, giving the protein MGADKNSGMDDPDLELIKKRKMKKLQEQLATKEKDKINLELQDKTNKNKPEGVDSERNFLLRYLYDRGDEVLKLAEQQFPLQTKIIIKRLNELIRFGEISKISGGDLLAVYRSLGLNIRVDTHISISDHGKTISFSDKLKQSNDADPDSDGLL; this is encoded by the coding sequence TTGGGCGCCGATAAAAATTCAGGCATGGATGATCCAGATCTTGAATTAATTAAAAAAAGAAAGATGAAAAAGCTGCAAGAGCAATTAGCCACCAAAGAAAAGGACAAGATCAATTTGGAACTCCAGGATAAAACAAATAAAAATAAACCAGAAGGAGTTGATTCTGAAAGAAATTTCTTGCTGCGCTATCTGTACGATAGAGGTGATGAAGTTTTAAAACTCGCAGAACAGCAATTTCCTTTGCAAACTAAAATTATTATAAAGAGATTAAATGAATTGATTCGATTTGGGGAGATTTCTAAAATATCGGGTGGAGATCTGCTTGCGGTATATAGATCATTAGGTTTGAACATTCGAGTTGATACACACATTTCCATATCTGATCATGGTAAAACGATAAGTTTCTCTGATAAACTGAAACAGTCTAATGATGCAGATCCGGATTCTGATGGATTACTATAA
- the radA gene encoding DNA repair and recombination protein RadA, whose product MVEKRNSERLNDEDVVNALSSETPEISDSDLESKPIPTIIDDLDIQDIPGIGPTTAKKLRDAGVLTVMDLAVTSSEELSVEINSSKESAAAFIIAAQQLLRDSNLLDKEFVTADVALEKRKSLLRCTTGSNALDKLLLGGIETQAITEFYGEFGSGKSQICHTLCVTACQPVENGGFGSGSIYIDTEGTFRPERVDQIAASRGLDPTSVLKSIAVCKVYNSSHLELIIKDLGKYINDFKARLVIIDSIISLHRAEFAGRGTLADRQQRLNSMLHKIIRLAEIYNISVVITNQVQSSPDTFFGDPTKAAGGNVLGHASTYRIYLRKSGENRTARMIDSPYHPYSDTKFTVTEKGADDMEEETSSKRGKLKE is encoded by the coding sequence ATGGTCGAAAAAAGAAATAGTGAAAGACTGAACGATGAGGATGTTGTGAATGCTCTTTCCAGCGAAACCCCAGAAATTTCTGATAGCGATTTAGAATCAAAGCCTATTCCTACTATTATTGATGATTTAGATATACAAGATATTCCAGGCATTGGGCCAACTACTGCAAAAAAATTACGTGATGCCGGTGTACTAACTGTGATGGACCTCGCAGTTACAAGTTCAGAAGAACTTTCTGTGGAGATAAACTCTTCAAAAGAAAGTGCAGCGGCGTTCATTATTGCTGCTCAGCAACTTTTGCGAGATTCTAATCTTTTAGACAAGGAATTTGTTACTGCAGATGTTGCATTAGAAAAAAGAAAATCATTGTTGCGATGTACAACTGGTTCAAATGCTTTGGATAAACTTCTTTTGGGAGGTATCGAGACACAAGCTATTACTGAATTTTATGGTGAGTTTGGTTCCGGCAAGTCTCAAATTTGCCATACTCTGTGTGTGACGGCTTGTCAACCAGTTGAAAATGGTGGATTTGGAAGTGGTTCTATATACATTGATACAGAAGGGACCTTCAGACCTGAAAGAGTAGATCAAATAGCTGCGTCCAGAGGACTTGATCCAACTAGCGTTTTAAAAAGTATTGCAGTTTGTAAGGTTTACAATAGCTCTCATCTTGAATTGATAATAAAAGATCTTGGAAAATATATTAATGATTTTAAAGCCAGACTTGTTATCATAGACAGCATTATATCTTTGCACAGGGCAGAATTTGCAGGAAGAGGCACACTAGCCGATAGACAGCAACGACTTAATTCGATGTTGCACAAAATCATCCGACTTGCTGAGATTTATAATATTTCTGTGGTTATAACCAATCAGGTTCAGTCTTCACCAGATACCTTTTTTGGAGATCCTACAAAAGCTGCAGGCGGAAATGTATTAGGTCATGCCTCAACCTATAGGATTTATCTCAGAAAATCGGGTGAAAATCGAACCGCTAGGATGATCGACTCTCCCTATCATCCATATTCTGACACTAAATTTACTGTAACTGAGAAAGGTGCAGATGATATGGAAGAAGAAACAAGTTCAAAGAGAGGGAAATTAAAGGAATAA
- a CDS encoding helix-turn-helix domain-containing protein: MISKDVENQIIQNYLEGVSRDEIAAYTGVGKGTVSNKINEWKKRIYASDIEELRQFAVIVRKSGMTIKQLAKGFRTFQLLKALGIEENQDIDSDLDSLTFFVNEIYKKCKTHGITPNTFIDWITDLIDFASKNYGYLYNNSNKLMPTPSNENQTNVKKIIPFISVISGYIETVKKELEEQKERKKELVAEINEYNLQKKELVQNIQNLTLKNDSIVDFHNIFSKINNTLMEECGIDLKKDPRPFTKLLYDYKENGYDMTGIVEEYNQGTNLKWDIIQKEAHVQSCENQLIKLQKNIKAYESLLDVHRKNLDIYKQLETMKFGIGELNQLWLTVSEIAKTIGHPLKDFDMIENPVAFFMKDVEDNYYDKLKFEDRVKEKRNELAMLHDQLNKNRQILSMHPFTGPLLLSLYQKGITEQEIIDMNKLFQEYLLETAKTDNNWDSKNESNANVKNTLDKGRSYQTFIDELKKYGGIKASIKHQSRLLDEIKNKNTELIEQRKALLELCQSVIILINMLNNHYFYYKGFFDHSHKNNGFSIVVDRISIPIIILVYNAPKDGQNSKEKDTNSDTTRSSNNNNDNNNNKNKD, translated from the coding sequence ATGATTAGTAAGGACGTTGAAAATCAAATCATTCAAAATTATCTAGAAGGGGTATCCAGAGATGAAATTGCTGCATATACCGGCGTAGGCAAAGGAACAGTATCTAATAAAATCAATGAGTGGAAAAAAAGAATCTACGCTTCAGATATTGAAGAGTTAAGGCAATTTGCAGTGATTGTAAGAAAGTCCGGAATGACTATTAAACAGTTGGCAAAAGGGTTTAGAACATTTCAATTATTGAAAGCGCTGGGAATAGAGGAAAATCAAGACATTGATTCGGATCTGGATAGTTTAACCTTCTTTGTTAATGAAATATATAAAAAATGCAAAACCCATGGAATAACTCCAAATACTTTTATAGATTGGATTACAGATTTAATAGATTTCGCCTCTAAAAACTATGGATATTTATATAATAATAGTAATAAACTAATGCCAACCCCATCAAATGAGAATCAAACTAACGTAAAAAAGATTATACCATTTATTTCTGTGATTTCAGGATACATCGAAACGGTCAAAAAGGAATTAGAGGAGCAAAAAGAAAGAAAAAAAGAATTAGTAGCAGAAATTAATGAATACAATTTACAAAAGAAAGAACTAGTACAAAATATTCAAAACTTGACACTAAAAAACGATTCGATTGTAGATTTTCATAACATATTTTCTAAAATTAATAACACACTAATGGAAGAATGTGGTATTGATCTAAAAAAGGATCCTCGACCTTTTACCAAATTGCTGTACGATTATAAGGAAAATGGTTATGATATGACAGGCATAGTAGAAGAATACAACCAAGGGACAAATCTAAAATGGGATATAATTCAGAAAGAAGCTCATGTGCAATCGTGTGAAAATCAATTAATAAAATTACAGAAGAATATCAAAGCATATGAATCGCTTTTAGATGTGCATAGAAAAAATTTGGACATTTATAAACAATTAGAGACTATGAAATTCGGAATTGGAGAACTAAATCAACTATGGTTAACGGTTTCAGAAATTGCAAAAACTATAGGTCACCCATTAAAAGATTTTGATATGATTGAAAATCCTGTTGCTTTTTTTATGAAAGATGTCGAGGATAATTACTATGACAAACTCAAATTTGAAGATAGAGTCAAGGAAAAAAGAAATGAATTAGCAATGCTACATGATCAACTAAATAAGAACAGACAAATTCTCTCCATGCACCCATTCACAGGACCTTTACTTCTTTCCCTCTACCAGAAAGGTATTACTGAGCAAGAGATTATAGATATGAATAAGTTGTTTCAAGAGTATCTGTTAGAAACAGCAAAGACAGACAATAATTGGGATAGCAAGAATGAATCAAACGCGAATGTTAAAAATACTCTCGATAAAGGCAGAAGCTATCAAACTTTCATAGACGAGTTAAAAAAATATGGTGGAATCAAAGCTTCGATCAAACACCAAAGCCGTCTTCTTGATGAAATAAAAAATAAAAATACTGAATTGATTGAGCAGAGGAAAGCCTTGTTGGAATTATGTCAAAGTGTTATCATTCTAATTAATATGTTAAATAACCACTATTTCTATTATAAAGGATTTTTTGATCATTCTCATAAAAACAATGGTTTTAGTATTGTGGTTGATCGGATATCAATACCTATTATTATTTTAGTGTATAATGCTCCAAAAGATGGCCAGAATAGCAAAGAAAAAGACACAAACAGTGATACGACTAGGTCTTCAAATAACAATAACGATAACAACAACAATAAAAATAAAGATTAG
- a CDS encoding HD domain-containing protein: MPVYHPFLNFTSSIRLPEYGYVGITDIEKNIINTSYFQRLRRIKQSSNLFMAFPGASHSRFEHSLGAMHIAGEASTHIILNSNNKINSTSIIDLMDSINCKTEIKKQIQLTRLAALLHDIGHAPFSHTFEEFLKQVHPSLDWKHEYLSLEIIHKKFTNLLKESSDSKIEAYEIMALLCDLSPNFRIIANTKRILQEIGVSEEIIARMDTFLETNWYLNHLIKGDPYNVDRLNYLILDSNRTGAKEYGFVDVGRIVQNLYFLREDKIVTVSTHAREAAMRFFEAYSQMHRSIYLHKISQGADVHLSYIMKEAAKESDSVFHKLSNPDMEAILELSDDVMIHELTKVKNEKTRKLVDDYLNRSILSLVHEFDLSDNNKITRIMDSIGSKGLQDEIRKEAGLPDDGVVLVINITSKKVTKPPVDETTLKRLMFYNTKSKKLESLDPDFIRQFYPNKKYRIFAEKGDKEKIKGIISTWI, encoded by the coding sequence TTGCCAGTATATCATCCATTCTTAAACTTCACTAGCAGTATAAGGCTTCCCGAATATGGATATGTTGGAATTACAGATATAGAAAAAAACATAATCAATACAAGCTATTTTCAACGCCTCCGAAGAATAAAACAAAGTTCCAATCTCTTTATGGCTTTTCCAGGGGCATCTCATTCAAGATTTGAACACTCTTTGGGTGCCATGCATATTGCTGGTGAGGCTTCCACACATATTATCTTGAATTCCAATAACAAGATCAATTCTACATCCATAATTGACTTGATGGATTCAATTAATTGCAAAACCGAAATCAAAAAACAAATTCAACTAACAAGACTGGCAGCGCTATTGCATGACATAGGACATGCTCCCTTTTCTCATACCTTCGAAGAATTTCTAAAACAAGTCCACCCATCTTTAGATTGGAAACACGAATACTTGAGTTTGGAAATAATACATAAGAAATTTACCAATTTACTTAAAGAATCCTCTGACAGCAAAATCGAGGCTTATGAAATAATGGCATTATTATGCGATCTATCTCCTAATTTTAGAATTATCGCAAATACAAAAAGGATTCTACAGGAAATAGGCGTCAGTGAAGAGATTATTGCTAGGATGGATACCTTTCTAGAGACAAATTGGTATTTGAATCATCTAATAAAAGGAGATCCGTACAATGTGGACAGGCTTAACTACCTGATATTGGATTCTAATAGAACTGGGGCAAAAGAGTATGGTTTTGTAGATGTAGGCAGAATTGTTCAAAATTTATATTTCTTAAGAGAAGATAAAATTGTAACTGTTTCAACCCATGCAAGAGAAGCAGCAATGCGATTCTTTGAGGCCTATTCCCAAATGCACAGATCAATTTACTTGCATAAAATATCCCAAGGTGCTGATGTACATTTGTCTTATATAATGAAGGAGGCCGCAAAAGAATCTGACTCAGTATTTCATAAACTATCCAATCCAGACATGGAAGCCATACTAGAATTATCTGATGATGTCATGATACATGAATTAACAAAAGTAAAAAATGAAAAAACAAGGAAACTAGTAGACGATTACTTAAATAGGAGTATTTTATCTCTCGTTCATGAATTTGATCTGAGTGATAATAACAAGATTACAAGAATTATGGATTCAATAGGATCAAAGGGATTACAAGATGAAATTAGAAAAGAAGCAGGATTGCCTGATGATGGGGTAGTGTTGGTGATAAATATTACTAGTAAGAAGGTAACAAAACCACCTGTTGATGAGACTACATTGAAAAGATTAATGTTTTATAATACTAAATCTAAAAAATTAGAATCATTGGATCCCGATTTTATAAGGCAATTTTATCCTAACAAGAAGTATCGAATATTCG